The following coding sequences are from one Saprospiraceae bacterium window:
- a CDS encoding HYR domain-containing protein, whose amino-acid sequence MKKYLHALISGVVMFFLSLAASAQDCDFIPPSPINFNDVCAAQFALACPETTIPECGCMPDPNTPPALYSKKFDLVFSTFSAGEVHLDTTKIIFGDLPSAACSDVTINLSAIGDLSSKHEVLILIDEKGNEICRVGETGPDCSLIASSCTMSFCEFNSQISGGLHWYIRPNSLVASSGSFPGCSENWVNVELSIPQSNIKAVNNLDIPCGENISLPYGKHNITWTSINRYTCEEMQLIQEISVSDDVPPVFVPSCPTGTITLNAGPGECVVTWNAPPFTAMDNCPAGQYFGNINRVGNICRTNAAWQISGGAGAWGVMFDLVNTSGGQLNLQEVGWFSFANVNHNIYYRTAPGPYAPVQATASAWTLCASRVATHAGFSGPKDTFNLITGTAYDTLKRCDPIIVDSTKIGCLTMAAGETRGVYIHAPGQASAYLSIFGDCTTGIFGDANVNTPVNGATYTGGLFTAPFVNSSFGFGNTNWIGHIGYALATSNRVRVIQTCGAPYGPGCYFPIGCTTLCYEARDAAGNLATCTFDVCVNAYANPKRSLSCNDDVQVSLDEECYATVGADDVLEGGPYSCYDDYIVEIRNWNTGQLIDRRPTVPGVQVGVQDIGQNYQVKVIDPVTGNSCWGHIRIEDKLAPVLTCPGDLTLDCTASTLPANTGTPTVEENCGGYTLTYQDNVTQGSCALGYDKIIERRWTAIDGSGNKSSCVQTITVNLGDLNNVLAPANYDGLPGNRAMLACDGKIDRNKDVTPHEVAPDTCIDGYLLDSVYWRANPTRPNIYLGPGGTLGRRIPRALGWNCIDDVNDPNYGHPSPDPVYYPAHKNWDALNPNCYGPEVHVMWYGTGRPATACRNFGTTYQDVIIDLAKPGCDAGPIGCYKVLRQWTVMDWCTGKVGGHNQVIKVADVEGPKVLYPDSAVVTMDVWSCTGTWEVPPAWLLDNCSNELHYTVEVEDGVVSGNETDGYIVSGLPRGIQNAYIVAEDCCGNITKKTVRLNVLDNVPPIPVCIRNTVVSLVGGGSAGENITKIFATSFDEGSFDNCSPHIYVKAIRMEELLGTINGRLPPTDNRVSCNGLNGDDDPDPVFAPGNQVYFDDFVKFCCADVGQKIMVVMRVFDVDPGAGPIHPNRMGRSGPNLQFVGDLFGHYSDCMVEVEVQDKVLPTLIPPPNIVVSCWFWYDFEKLRDPLDPTFGRVVTDLSARAKVKTNDLVCQRYCVPNTLHNYPGPSAGAVPPNLPAANIACNYYNSLYNPAHPDNKYELVWGFDGYVTGGCNVSVTVTPNDDNVKCGQGVLTRTFTVRTSTGVTLSRQQTIWIVDCDPFYVNPADYCDPNDDIEWPTCISASLPGRVELDGCGADLSPDNPRLGRPKVMNNADDNCALIAIEYDDEVFTIEPDACLKVIRTWTVIDWCQYDPSRNILTGRWEYQQVIKVRDNDDPVVDCSMSDCEPATKDPLTGICWGHINLTATATDHCTPEDWLFWEYKIDLYNDGKGSHSGYDLKVGSLTHKQFDNGETPRFNHNPYADNQGNPFNASGVYPIGVHRISWYVEDGCGNIGVCEKLFEIKDCKAPTPYCLSGIVTTVMPSTGCITIWAKDFDHGSYDNCTPPANLKIYFEGGSDSLLICCSDFEAKRVNDELILPVKICVEDEEGNKDCCETTMIVQDPNNVCPDDGTFNGKVYGAIKTNNGSETSDADVELMKNGQLMKEMMTSVDGKYTFSKLIEGQDYVIKPERNDNYLNGVSTADIVKIQKHILGQEEFRDPVQFIAADVNKSKTITASDISEIRKLILGVTSKFTKTPSWWIIPSDYVFSDPTQPFDFPTSKEIKNLQSENKVDFMSIKVGDVNQTARAHFGQNIETRTGAKLRLEVKEQEFKAGESYEIEVSSRGFESITGFQYTISFDASAIEIVSVESGSLTIEEKNFNLGRRSEGIVTMSWDNSGSQTVTQGETLYKLRVQAMKGGKLSRLMSITGDLTSSEAYDKEGNLKEVVLDVRNSDTVVESGVFELYQNNPNPFNKETVISYRLPESGPVKLTLYDLTGKVIRFMNSMDRRA is encoded by the coding sequence ATGAAAAAGTATCTACATGCTTTGATTTCAGGTGTTGTGATGTTTTTCTTATCTCTTGCAGCTTCAGCTCAGGATTGTGATTTTATCCCACCTTCTCCGATTAATTTTAATGACGTATGTGCCGCTCAGTTTGCACTAGCATGTCCGGAAACTACGATACCGGAATGCGGATGTATGCCTGATCCAAACACACCCCCTGCTTTGTATAGTAAGAAATTCGATCTCGTCTTCTCAACTTTCAGCGCTGGTGAGGTTCATTTGGATACCACCAAAATTATTTTTGGAGATTTGCCTTCTGCTGCCTGTTCTGACGTAACAATCAATTTATCTGCTATTGGAGATTTATCTTCAAAGCATGAAGTACTTATTTTGATAGATGAAAAGGGAAATGAAATTTGTAGAGTGGGAGAAACAGGACCAGATTGTTCATTGATCGCATCAAGTTGTACTATGTCTTTTTGTGAATTCAATTCTCAGATTTCAGGTGGATTGCACTGGTATATTAGACCTAATTCCTTAGTTGCCAGCTCTGGTTCATTTCCGGGTTGTTCTGAGAATTGGGTGAATGTGGAATTATCCATTCCACAGTCGAATATCAAAGCAGTGAATAATTTAGATATTCCTTGTGGAGAAAATATTTCTTTGCCTTATGGCAAACATAATATAACTTGGACATCTATCAACCGATACACATGTGAGGAAATGCAACTCATCCAAGAAATCTCAGTGAGTGATGATGTTCCACCTGTTTTTGTACCGTCTTGCCCTACAGGAACAATAACCTTGAACGCGGGTCCAGGTGAATGTGTTGTAACTTGGAATGCACCACCATTTACTGCAATGGACAATTGTCCTGCGGGACAATATTTTGGCAACATCAACCGTGTAGGCAATATATGCCGTACGAATGCAGCTTGGCAGATATCAGGAGGAGCTGGCGCATGGGGAGTGATGTTTGACTTGGTGAATACATCAGGTGGGCAATTGAATCTGCAGGAAGTGGGTTGGTTCTCATTTGCGAATGTGAACCACAATATTTATTATCGTACAGCGCCCGGCCCATATGCACCGGTACAAGCAACAGCGAGTGCATGGACATTGTGTGCTAGTAGAGTAGCAACCCATGCCGGATTTAGCGGACCAAAAGATACATTCAATTTAATCACCGGAACCGCCTATGATACCTTGAAAAGATGTGATCCGATCATCGTAGACAGTACCAAAATTGGTTGTTTGACGATGGCAGCAGGGGAGACAAGAGGAGTTTATATCCACGCGCCGGGACAAGCCAGTGCATACTTGTCCATATTCGGAGACTGTACGACGGGTATTTTTGGAGATGCAAACGTAAATACGCCGGTGAACGGAGCTACATATACAGGGGGCTTATTTACAGCACCGTTTGTGAACTCATCATTTGGATTTGGAAACACGAACTGGATCGGTCATATTGGGTATGCATTAGCAACGTCAAATCGAGTAAGAGTGATCCAAACCTGTGGAGCACCATATGGACCCGGATGCTATTTTCCGATAGGATGCACGACATTATGTTACGAAGCGAGAGATGCAGCAGGCAATCTGGCAACATGTACATTTGATGTATGCGTGAATGCATATGCAAATCCGAAGCGGAGCCTTTCGTGCAATGATGACGTACAGGTGAGCCTGGACGAGGAATGTTATGCAACGGTAGGAGCAGACGATGTATTAGAGGGAGGACCCTACAGTTGTTATGACGATTATATTGTAGAGATCAGGAATTGGAATACGGGACAGTTGATTGATAGACGACCGACAGTACCGGGAGTACAGGTAGGCGTTCAGGATATAGGACAAAATTATCAGGTGAAAGTAATCGATCCAGTAACGGGCAACAGTTGTTGGGGCCATATCAGGATTGAAGACAAACTTGCGCCTGTATTGACCTGTCCCGGGGATTTGACCTTGGATTGTACGGCGAGTACATTGCCGGCAAATACAGGCACGCCTACAGTAGAGGAGAATTGTGGTGGTTATACGTTGACTTACCAAGATAATGTGACACAAGGAAGTTGTGCCTTGGGCTATGATAAAATAATAGAGAGAAGATGGACTGCAATCGACGGTAGCGGCAACAAGTCAAGCTGTGTTCAAACGATTACAGTAAACTTAGGAGATTTAAACAATGTATTAGCACCGGCAAACTATGATGGATTGCCAGGTAATAGAGCGATGCTGGCCTGTGATGGGAAGATAGACAGGAACAAAGATGTGACCCCACACGAAGTAGCACCGGATACCTGTATCGACGGGTATCTGTTGGACAGCGTATACTGGAGGGCAAATCCGACGAGACCAAATATCTATTTGGGACCAGGCGGCACATTGGGAAGGAGAATACCAAGAGCATTAGGCTGGAATTGTATAGATGATGTAAATGATCCGAACTATGGCCACCCAAGCCCGGATCCTGTATATTATCCTGCACACAAGAACTGGGATGCATTGAATCCGAATTGTTATGGACCGGAAGTACACGTGATGTGGTATGGAACAGGAAGACCAGCTACGGCATGTCGCAATTTTGGAACGACGTATCAGGATGTAATCATCGACTTGGCAAAACCGGGTTGTGATGCAGGTCCAATAGGCTGTTACAAAGTGTTGAGACAATGGACAGTAATGGATTGGTGTACAGGCAAAGTAGGGGGCCACAATCAGGTGATCAAGGTAGCGGACGTAGAAGGACCGAAAGTATTGTATCCGGATTCAGCAGTAGTGACGATGGATGTATGGAGCTGTACAGGAACCTGGGAAGTACCACCGGCCTGGTTGTTGGATAACTGTAGCAATGAGCTTCATTACACAGTAGAAGTAGAAGATGGAGTTGTGAGTGGCAACGAAACAGATGGATATATCGTATCTGGCCTGCCAAGAGGAATCCAGAATGCGTATATCGTAGCAGAAGACTGTTGTGGAAATATCACGAAGAAGACAGTAAGATTGAATGTACTGGACAATGTGCCTCCGATACCTGTGTGTATCAGGAATACAGTAGTGAGCTTAGTAGGAGGAGGCAGTGCAGGAGAGAATATCACGAAGATATTTGCGACATCGTTTGATGAAGGCTCATTTGACAACTGTTCCCCCCATATATACGTGAAAGCGATCAGAATGGAAGAGTTGTTGGGCACAATCAACGGACGTCTGCCACCAACAGACAACAGGGTGTCATGCAATGGACTGAACGGAGACGATGATCCGGATCCAGTGTTTGCACCGGGCAATCAGGTATATTTTGATGATTTTGTAAAATTCTGTTGCGCGGATGTAGGGCAAAAAATCATGGTAGTGATGCGAGTATTTGACGTAGATCCAGGAGCGGGCCCAATCCATCCGAACAGAATGGGAAGAAGCGGACCGAATCTACAGTTTGTAGGGGACTTGTTTGGTCACTACAGCGATTGCATGGTAGAAGTAGAAGTACAAGACAAGGTATTGCCAACATTGATCCCACCACCGAATATTGTGGTGAGCTGCTGGTTCTGGTATGATTTTGAAAAATTGCGTGATCCATTGGATCCAACATTTGGACGAGTGGTAACGGACTTGAGTGCGAGAGCTAAAGTGAAAACAAATGATCTGGTATGTCAGAGATACTGTGTGCCAAATACATTGCACAACTATCCTGGCCCATCAGCAGGGGCAGTACCACCGAATTTACCTGCAGCAAACATAGCATGTAACTACTACAACAGCTTGTACAATCCGGCCCATCCGGACAACAAGTATGAGTTGGTATGGGGCTTTGATGGCTATGTGACAGGAGGCTGTAATGTATCGGTAACGGTGACACCAAACGATGACAACGTGAAGTGTGGACAAGGAGTCTTGACAAGGACGTTTACAGTAAGAACGTCAACGGGAGTAACCTTGAGCCGTCAGCAGACGATCTGGATAGTGGACTGTGATCCATTCTATGTGAATCCTGCAGACTACTGCGATCCAAACGACGACATCGAATGGCCAACCTGTATCAGCGCGAGCTTACCGGGAAGGGTAGAACTGGACGGATGTGGAGCTGACTTAAGCCCTGACAATCCAAGATTGGGCAGACCGAAAGTGATGAACAATGCAGACGACAACTGTGCATTGATCGCAATCGAATATGATGATGAAGTATTTACAATTGAGCCGGATGCGTGCTTGAAAGTGATCAGAACGTGGACAGTAATTGACTGGTGCCAGTACGATCCAAGCAGAAACATCCTTACAGGCCGATGGGAGTATCAGCAGGTGATCAAGGTAAGGGACAATGACGATCCTGTAGTGGACTGTTCAATGAGTGATTGTGAACCTGCAACTAAAGATCCGTTAACGGGTATATGTTGGGGCCATATCAACTTGACAGCTACCGCAACCGATCATTGTACACCTGAGGATTGGTTATTCTGGGAATATAAGATAGATTTATACAATGATGGAAAAGGAAGTCACAGTGGCTATGATTTGAAAGTGGGCTCATTGACGCACAAGCAGTTTGATAATGGAGAGACACCGCGGTTCAACCATAATCCATATGCAGACAATCAAGGGAATCCATTCAATGCCAGTGGCGTATATCCAATCGGAGTACACAGAATATCCTGGTATGTAGAAGATGGCTGCGGCAATATAGGAGTCTGTGAAAAACTGTTTGAGATCAAAGACTGCAAAGCACCGACACCATATTGTTTGTCAGGGATAGTGACCACGGTGATGCCAAGTACTGGCTGTATCACGATATGGGCGAAAGACTTCGACCATGGCAGCTACGACAACTGTACACCGCCAGCCAATCTGAAGATATATTTTGAAGGAGGCTCAGACAGTTTATTGATCTGCTGTTCAGATTTTGAAGCAAAACGAGTAAATGATGAATTGATCTTACCGGTGAAGATTTGTGTAGAAGATGAAGAGGGCAACAAGGATTGCTGCGAGACGACAATGATCGTACAAGATCCAAACAATGTTTGTCCTGATGATGGAACATTCAATGGTAAGGTGTATGGAGCCATCAAGACGAACAATGGATCTGAAACAAGTGATGCAGATGTTGAATTGATGAAGAACGGGCAATTGATGAAGGAGATGATGACATCGGTGGATGGAAAGTATACATTCAGCAAACTGATAGAAGGACAAGATTATGTGATCAAACCTGAGCGCAATGACAATTACTTGAACGGTGTGAGCACAGCGGATATCGTAAAGATTCAGAAGCACATCTTAGGACAAGAAGAGTTTAGGGATCCGGTTCAATTCATTGCAGCTGACGTCAATAAGTCCAAGACAATCACAGCAAGTGATATCAGCGAGATCAGAAAGCTGATCTTAGGAGTGACAAGCAAGTTTACTAAGACACCGAGCTGGTGGATCATACCATCAGATTATGTGTTTAGCGATCCTACTCAACCATTTGATTTTCCAACAAGTAAGGAAATTAAGAATCTGCAGTCTGAAAACAAAGTAGATTTCATGTCCATAAAAGTTGGAGATGTAAACCAGACAGCAAGAGCTCATTTTGGACAGAATATAGAAACAAGAACTGGAGCGAAATTGCGACTTGAAGTGAAAGAACAGGAATTCAAAGCGGGAGAGAGCTATGAAATTGAGGTGAGTAGCAGAGGATTTGAAAGTATAACAGGATTTCAGTATACAATCAGCTTTGATGCCAGTGCTATAGAAATTGTTTCAGTGGAGAGCGGATCATTGACAATAGAAGAGAAGAACTTCAACCTTGGAAGAAGGTCTGAAGGGATTGTGACCATGTCATGGGACAATTCAGGATCACAGACTGTTACACAAGGCGAAACCTTGTACAAATTGAGAGTTCAGGCAATGAAAGGTGGAAAACTCAGTAGACTGATGTCGATCACAGGAGATTTGACGAGCTCAGAAGCATATGACAAGGAAGGCAACCTGAAGGAAGTAGTTCTGGATGTAAGGAATTCAGACACTGTAGTGGAAAGTGGAGTATTCGAGTTGTATCAGAACAATCCGAATCCATTTAATAAGGAAACAGTGATCAGCTATCGATTACCGGAATCAGGACCAGTCAAGCTAACATTATATGACCTCACGGGCAAAGTGATTAGGTTTATGAACTCAATGGACAGAAGGGCATGA